A DNA window from Candidatus Paceibacterota bacterium contains the following coding sequences:
- a CDS encoding CAP domain-containing protein: MKILKFFLFFIILISISIFVSLVDFSFLILRSLEKNGTFGEFIIEAGKQVFLSSPLRINTEEIYFPLEISETINITNKHRQENGLPPLKENSKLNSSALIKNEDMCQNQYFEHDSLSNEGVGDLAKKTGYDFIFIGENLALGGFKSEEDLLSSWMNSQGHRENILSKNYSEVGISLLRCNFENKNVWLAVSHFGLPLSSCPIVNENLKTRIDFNKIELDNFLEKIETLYSEISGFEIKVGQEYIKKVREYNMLVSTYNILVKETEELANGYNKQIALFNKCVDEFR; the protein is encoded by the coding sequence ATGAAAATTCTAAAATTCTTCTTATTTTTCATAATTCTAATAAGTATCTCCATTTTTGTCTCTCTTGTTGATTTTTCTTTTCTTATTCTTCGTTCTTTGGAAAAAAACGGCACTTTCGGAGAATTTATTATAGAAGCGGGAAAACAAGTGTTTCTTTCTTCTCCTCTTAGAATAAATACGGAAGAAATATATTTTCCCCTTGAAATATCAGAAACAATTAATATTACAAATAAACACAGGCAGGAAAACGGATTGCCGCCTCTTAAGGAAAATTCAAAACTTAATTCTTCGGCCCTGATTAAAAATGAAGACATGTGCCAAAACCAATATTTTGAGCATGACTCTCTTTCTAACGAAGGAGTGGGGGACTTGGCTAAAAAGACAGGATATGACTTTATTTTTATCGGCGAAAACTTGGCTTTGGGAGGGTTTAAAAGCGAAGAAGATCTTCTTTCATCATGGATGAACAGTCAAGGCCACAGGGAAAATATCTTAAGCAAGAATTACTCTGAAGTTGGCATTTCTCTTTTGAGATGCAATTTTGAAAATAAGAATGTCTGGCTTGCCGTTTCCCATTTCGGACTTCCTCTTTCTTCTTGCCCTATTGTAAATGAAAATCTTAAGACAAGGATTGATTTTAATAAAATAGAGCTTGATAACTTTTTGGAAAAGATTGAAACTCTCTATTCTGAAATTTCAGGGTTTGAAATAAAGGTGGGCCAGGAATACATAAAAAAAGTCAGAGAATACAATATGCTTGTTTCAACTTATAATATTCTTGTGAAGGAGACGGAAGAATTAGCAAATGGTTATAACAAGCAAATAGCTTTATTTAATAAATGCGTTGATGAATTTAGATAG